The proteins below come from a single Fusarium verticillioides 7600 chromosome 3, whole genome shotgun sequence genomic window:
- a CDS encoding ribosome-interacting GTPase 1 (At least one base has a quality score < 10) yields the protein MATTVDKIKDIEAEMAKTQKNKATSYHLGQLKAKLAKLKRELLTPSGGGGGGGAGFDVARTGVASIGFIGFPSVGKSTLMSRLTGQHSEAAAYEFTTLTSVPGQVVYNGAPLQIIDLPGIIEGAKDGRGRGRQVIAVAKTCHLIFIVLDVNKPLTDKRVIEAELEGFGIRINKEPPNITFRKKDKGGLNITSTVPLTHIDHGEIKAVMSEYRINSADITIRCDATVDDLIDVLEAKSRSYIPVVYCLNKIDSISIEELDLLYRIPNAVPISSEHGWNIDELMEAMWDKLNLVRVYTKPKGKQPDYSQPVVLRSTRCTVEDFCNAIHRSITEVFKTAIVYGKSVKHQPQRVGLAHELCDEDVVTIVKR from the exons ATGGCGACCACGGTGGACAAG ATCAAAGATATTGAGGCCGAA ATGGCCAAAacccagaagaacaaggcgaCTTCTTACCATTTGGGTCAGCTTAAGGccaagctggccaagctcaagcgcGAACTGTTGACTCCCAGTGgcggaggtggtggcggaggTGCTGGTTTCGATGTGGCCAGAACAGGCGTAGCCAGTATTGGCTTCATCGGCTTCCCTTCAGTGGGCAAGAGTACGCTCATGAGCAGACTCACAGGCCAACACTCGGAGGCTGCCGCCTACGAATTCACCACCTTGACCTCTGTGCCTGGTCAAGTTGTCTATAATG GTGCCCCCTTGCAGATTATTGACCTTCCTGGTATCATTGAGGGTGCCAAGGAtggtcgaggtcgaggtcgacaagTCATCGCCGTCGCTAAGACATGCCATTTGATCTTCATTGTGCTGGATGTCAACAAGCCTCTGACGGATAAGCGGGTGATTGAGGCGGAACTCGAGGGTTTCGGAATCCGCATCAATAAGGAACCCCCCAACATCACCTTCaggaagaaggacaagggtGGCCTCAATATCACCAGCACTGTACCCCTGACACATATCGACCACGGCGAGATTAAGGCTGTCATGAGCGAATATCGCATCAATTCTGCGGACATTACAATCCGGTGTGACGCTACCGTTGATGACCTGATCGACGTTCTTGAAGCAAAGAGCAGAAG TTATATCCCAGTTGTCTACTGCCTGAACAAGATTGATTCCATCAGcattgaggagcttgaccttctctATCGAATTCCCAATGCTGTCCCCATCAGTTCCGAGCATGGATGGAAcattgatgagctgatgGAGGCCATGTGGGACAAGCTAAACCTTGTCCGCGTGTACACAAAGCCCAAGGGCAAGCAGCCTGATTACTCTCAGCCTGTCGTGCTCCGATCTACGCGCTGCACTGTTGAAGATTTC TGTAACGCCATTCACCGAAGCATTACGGAGGTGTTCAAGACGGCCATCGTTTATGGCAAGTCAGTCAagcatcagcctcaacgcGTGGGCCTGGCTCACGAACTGtgtgatgaggatgttg TAACTATTGTcaagcgatga